CGCCCAGTTCTCCTTGCGCCCGCGCAACCGCCTGTGCGGCCACGGCAGGTTTGAACCCAAGGTTTTCCAGCGCGCTGACTGCGTCCGCACTCGCGCCGCCTTTGGGCACCGAAACACCCGCCACGCCGGCCATACCGCCGCCGGGCAAAGCGCCCGCCTTGTCCTTCAGCTCGTTGACGATCCGTCCGGCCAGTTTTGGCCCCACGCCTTGCGCGCGCGCCACCATCGCGGCGTCTCCACCTGCGCAGGCATCGCGCAACTCTCCGGTCGACAAGGCCGACAGGATCGCCAAGGCAACTTTGCTCCCTACCCCCTGAATCTGCGTCAGCAGCCGGAACCAGTCGCGCTCCGCACTTTCAGCAAAGCCAAGCAAGCGCATGTCGTTCTCGCTCACTTGCAAATCGGTGTGCACCGTGCATGCCTCGCCCACTTCGCCCAGCGCGCTCAACGTTTTGGTGCTGCAATGGACCAGATAGCCGACACCCTGCACGTCAACGATCGCCCAATCGTTGCCCGTTTCGTCCAGCCTGCCAGAGAGTTTCGCGATCATGGTTTGTTCTTGCACGCAAACAAATGCTTGGTCCAGAGATTATGGACACTTGCCCACTCTTGCGACATTAGGACCCACATGAGCTGGAATACATTCGGACGCGTACTGCGTTTCACCACATGGGGTGAGAGCCACGGGCCGGCGCTGGGCGCGGTGCTGGACGGCTGCCCGCCGCGCATTGCCCTGTCGGAAGAAGATATCCAGCCGTTCATGAATGCGAGGAAGCCGGGCCAAAACCGCTTTACTACACAACGGCAAGAGGCCGATCTGGTGCGCATCCTGTCTGGCGTGTTTGAGGGGCAAACCACCGGCACGCCTATTTCGCTGATGATCGAAAACACCGATCAGCGCAGCAAAGACTATTCGGAAATCGCCAAGAGCTATCGCCCCGGCCACGCAGACTACACCTACGATGCGAAATACGGCATCCGCGATTATCGCGGGGGTGGCCGTTCAAGCGCGCGCGAAACGGCGGCGCGGGTGGCAGCAGGCGCGGTTGCCCGGCTGATTATCCCGGAGGTCAAAATTACCGGCTTCGTGTGCGAGCTCGGCGGTGACAAAATCAATCGCGACAACATCGACTTTGCCGAAATAGGCAACAACCCGTTCTTCTGCCCCGATACAGAGGCTGCGAAACGCTGGGAAGAGAAAGTCGATGCCGCGCGCAAAGCCGGTTCATCGCTGGGCGCGGTGGTCGA
The Altererythrobacter ishigakiensis genome window above contains:
- the ruvA gene encoding Holliday junction branch migration protein RuvA, yielding MIAKLSGRLDETGNDWAIVDVQGVGYLVHCSTKTLSALGEVGEACTVHTDLQVSENDMRLLGFAESAERDWFRLLTQIQGVGSKVALAILSALSTGELRDACAGGDAAMVARAQGVGPKLAGRIVNELKDKAGALPGGGMAGVAGVSVPKGGASADAVSALENLGFKPAVAAQAVARAQGELGEDAAEADLIRVALKRAAG
- the aroC gene encoding chorismate synthase, which codes for MSWNTFGRVLRFTTWGESHGPALGAVLDGCPPRIALSEEDIQPFMNARKPGQNRFTTQRQEADLVRILSGVFEGQTTGTPISLMIENTDQRSKDYSEIAKSYRPGHADYTYDAKYGIRDYRGGGRSSARETAARVAAGAVARLIIPEVKITGFVCELGGDKINRDNIDFAEIGNNPFFCPDTEAAKRWEEKVDAARKAGSSLGAVVECVAEGVPAGWGAPVYAKLDSDLAAAMMTINATKGVEIGDGFDAARLTGEENADAMHPGDDGPEFAANHSGGTAGGISTGQPVVCRVAFKPTSSILTPVDTITSDGEATQIRTKGRHDPCVGIRGTPVVEAMMALVLADHKLLHRAQVA